A stretch of DNA from Streptomyces rubradiris:
CCGCCTCGCCCCGGGCCGCGCCGAACACCATGACCGTGGTGACGGCCTCGAAGCCGTACGCCAGTGCCGTGCCGGTCAGGATCAGCCGCAGGGGCGTCAGCCCGTGCGAGGAGCGGGCCGCGGCGTACACGAGCGCCATGGCGGCGAGGGCGGAGGCGAACGCCGAGGCGGACAGCGCCCACACGCCGAGCCCGGCGAACGCGCCGAGGAGGATGACGGCGTTGGCGCCCACCGCCGCGCCGGAGGAGATGCCGAGCACGAACGGATCGGCCAGCGCGTTGCGCACCATGGCCTGCACGGCCACCCCGACGGTCGCGAGCCCCGCTCCGACCACGGCCCCCAGCAGCACCCGCGGCAGGCGGATCTCCCAGACGATGGTGTACGCGGCCGCGTCCCGCGCCCGCACGGTCCCGCCGGTGAGTCCGGCCCACAGGAAGTGCGGTACCTCCGCCCAGCCGACGCCGGCGGCGCCGAGCCCGACCCCGGTCACGAGGGACAGCAGGAGCAGCAGCGCCAGGGACAGGCTGAGCGGCAACACGGGCATGCGGGTGGGGGCCGTACCTCGGCGCACCTGGGGGCCTTTCGAACGGGCCGCCTGCTGGACATCGAGCAGGATCAGCCCGTAAGGCCGCGGTCGGCCGTCCGGTACCCCTCTCGCGGTCCACGGCGAGCAGTCAACGGGTCGTCACGCCCCCGCAGGCGATCGGGCTCGCACGACAACCGTCGGATCCGGCTCCGTGCACACCGTTGCGGGTCAGCGCCGGTCTCTCACCGGACTTCCCCCACGGGAGGCGAGGGCCTGACGTCATGCAGGCCCGGGGTATTGGGTCAGCGGCGATGGCGCCCCCGCTGCGGCGGGTACGGGTGGCTGCCGCGGTCGGGGCACACCGAGGCGTTCCGCGGTGCGGAGGACGTGTTCGGCTCGTACGCGGTCCGGGCGGGGGTCACTGCTGGCTACCTCGGAGTTCGGGGGGCGACAGGAGTGGACTCTACTAAGCGATCACCGTGCGGCCGGGACCGGGTTCACGTCCGGGGAGATCTTATTGCACACTGGTTGCAATAACTATTTTGTTGCAGGAAGGGAAGGGGAGGGCATGGGCTCTCCGATCGTCCTCGGGATCGAGTCGTCGTGTGACGAGACCGGTGCGGGGCTCGTCCGGGACGGACGCCTGCTCGGGCACGCCGTGGCGTCGAGCATGGACGAGCACGCCCGCTTCGGCGGAGTGGTGCCCGAGATCGCGTCCCGGGCCCACCTGCACGCCCTGCGCCCGGTGGTGCGCCAGGCGCTGGACCAGGCCGGGCTGCGGCTCTCCGACATCGGGGCGGTCGCCGTGACCACGGGCCCGGGCCTGTCCGGCGCGCTGCACGTGGGCCTCGCGGGAGCGAAGGGCATCGCCTACGCGCTGGGCGTCCCGCTCCACGGCGTGCACCACCTCGCCGGTCACGCCGCCGCCGACACCCTGGAGCACGGACCGCTGCCCGACCCGTGCGTGGTCCTGATCGTCTCCGGCGGCCACACCTCGCTGCTCCTCGTGCGCGACCTGGCCCGCGATCCGATCGTCCACCTCGGCGACACCCTGGACGACGCCGCCGGCGAGTGCTTCGACAAGGTCGCGCGGGTCTTCGGGCTGCCGTACCCCGGCGGCCCGGCCATCGACCGGGCCGCCCGGGACGGCGATCCACGCGCCGTCGACTTCCCCCGCCCCCTCCCCGGCTCCTACGACTTCTCCTTCTCCGGGCTGAAAACGGCGGCGGCCCGCTGGGCGGAAGCCCACCGCGGGCGCGAACTGCCCGTCCACGACGGGGCCGCGTCGCTGCAGGAGGCGGTCGCCGACGTACTGACCCGCAAGGCCGTCGCCGCCTGCCGGGAGCACGGGGTGGGCACGCTGGTCGTCGTCGGCGGGGTCGCCGCGAACTCGCGGGTGCGGGCGCTGGCCGAGGAGCGCTGCCGGGCGGCCGGGATCACCTTGCGGGTGCCGCCGCCGCGGTTGTGCACGGACAACGGCGCGATGATCGCCGCCGTCGGCGACCTCCTCGTACGGGCCGGGGCCGAACCGGCGCCCTGGGACCTGTCCGTCGACCCCTCGGCGCCACTGGAGTACGCGGCCCTGCATCCCACGGCGACCGCGGCGGTGGCCGCGTGACGGACATCCGTGTCGTCGCCCCCGACGCGATCCTGGAGCACGGTGCCGCCCTGCGCTCCGTCTACGCCGACGCGTTCTGCGCGCCGCCCTGGAACGAGGACGAGGAAAGGGCGGACGCCTTCCTCGCGCGGCTCGGCTCGGACGTACGGCGTCCGGGGTTCACCGCGGCACTCGCCTTCGACGGACGGAACGTCGTGGGTTTCGCCACCGCCTGGGACACGCCCGCCCCCTTCCCGGCCGACCGCTGCTATCCGCAGGCGGCCGCCGGTCTCGGCCCGGTCCGTACCGAGGAGTGGCTGTGCGGCGCCCGCGAGACCGACGAACTCGCCGTCCGCCCCGCCGCTCGCGGCACCGGGATCGCGGCCGGCCTCCTGCGAGCGGTGACCGAGGACGCCCCCGACGGCCGCGCCTGGCTGCTCACGTCCGTCCGCTCGCCCAGGGCCCTGGCCTTCTACCGCCGCCAGGGCTGGACCCAGGCCACCCACCCCGCCCCCGGCGGCCACGGCATCACGGTCTTCCTCGGCCCTCACCACCCCGCCCGAAACCTGGCCGCCCAGCCCCTGTAGCAGCCACCCGGAGCCCACCATGCGCACCGCCGAGATCCGCCGCCGCTTCCTCGACTTCTTCGCCGAGCGCGGTCACACCGTCGTCCCCAGCGCCCCGCTGCCCACACCGGACCCGACGCTGCTCTTCGTCAACGCGGGCATGGTCCCCTTCAAGCCGTACCTGACGGGCGAGACGGCGGCGCCGTGGCCGCGGGCGACGAGCGTGCAGAAGTGCGTGCGCACCCTGGACATCGAGGAGGTCGGCCGCACCACCCGGCACGGCTCCTTCTTCCAGATGAACGG
This window harbors:
- a CDS encoding FecCD family ABC transporter permease, with translation MPVLPLSLSLALLLLLSLVTGVGLGAAGVGWAEVPHFLWAGLTGGTVRARDAAAYTIVWEIRLPRVLLGAVVGAGLATVGVAVQAMVRNALADPFVLGISSGAAVGANAVILLGAFAGLGVWALSASAFASALAAMALVYAAARSSHGLTPLRLILTGTALAYGFEAVTTVMVFGAARGEAARSAMMWLLGSLGGATWASLPLAAVAVAAGWAWLRWRAEALNALAMGDETAAALGVGPARLRRELFLVTAAVTGTVVAVSGAIGFVGLMVPHVTRMLVGADHRRVLAVAPLAGAVLLVWADALSRLLFAPAELPVGVITAVVGVPAFLLLMRRGGYAFGGR
- the tsaD gene encoding tRNA (adenosine(37)-N6)-threonylcarbamoyltransferase complex transferase subunit TsaD, producing MGSPIVLGIESSCDETGAGLVRDGRLLGHAVASSMDEHARFGGVVPEIASRAHLHALRPVVRQALDQAGLRLSDIGAVAVTTGPGLSGALHVGLAGAKGIAYALGVPLHGVHHLAGHAAADTLEHGPLPDPCVVLIVSGGHTSLLLVRDLARDPIVHLGDTLDDAAGECFDKVARVFGLPYPGGPAIDRAARDGDPRAVDFPRPLPGSYDFSFSGLKTAAARWAEAHRGRELPVHDGAASLQEAVADVLTRKAVAACREHGVGTLVVVGGVAANSRVRALAEERCRAAGITLRVPPPRLCTDNGAMIAAVGDLLVRAGAEPAPWDLSVDPSAPLEYAALHPTATAAVAA
- a CDS encoding GNAT family N-acetyltransferase, translating into MTDIRVVAPDAILEHGAALRSVYADAFCAPPWNEDEERADAFLARLGSDVRRPGFTAALAFDGRNVVGFATAWDTPAPFPADRCYPQAAAGLGPVRTEEWLCGARETDELAVRPAARGTGIAAGLLRAVTEDAPDGRAWLLTSVRSPRALAFYRRQGWTQATHPAPGGHGITVFLGPHHPARNLAAQPL